The following nucleotide sequence is from Halanaerobiales bacterium.
TCATACTCTTTTGGAGTAAGTAATTCATTTTTAGCCTGACTGATTTCATGCAAAACAGCTCCAGGTTTAGTTTTCTTACTATCTATATTAAGATCTTTTAAAATTTCTTTTATTAATTTTTTCTGGTCATTTTGGTCAAAGATCACAAAATTTTTCTTGTATCCTAATTTTTCAACTTCACGCACTAATATTCTTACACAAAGAGAGTGAAATGTACTTATCCAGGGTTCATCTGGTAATCCATTTAATAGATTACTAATTCTATCTTTCATTTCCTCGGCCGCTTTATTGGTAAAAGTAACAGCAAGAATATTTTGCGGAAATACTTTATATTTAGCTATTAAATAGGCAACTCTTCTGGTTAAAACTCTAGTTTTTCCACTGCCTGCACCAGCTAAAACCAGCATAGGACCTTCTAGATGTTTTACTGCCCGTTTTTGTTCTTTATTTAGATCTTCAATAATTTCCTTAGCTTTCAAAATATCACTCCTAATATATTAAATAAATTATAATATTATAAATAATAGCATTTAATTAATTTCTTCTGGTAATTGATTTTCATCTAATGGGTTTGGGAAATATATAAGATGACTTTCACAATTGCAATCACTTGAACCAAATCCAGAAACAATTATTTTCCCACCTAATTCTTCTTTTAAATAAGAAGCAATTTTACATTCTCCCTTTTTATCTACTTTCCAGGTATAATGGTTTTTGACATGTCCCTCTGCCAGAAGATGGTCAACATGCCAGTGAGCTTTTTTACTTACAGCATAATGTCTTTCAATACGAGCTTTTAAGTTTTTTTGAGCTGAACCCGCATAATAATAATATCCTGGAGGAAAAGAAAAAATACCTAAAGCCCCTACCTCTATTTTTTTAGGTTTATGTAAAAATATTTCTAATAAATACACTCCTGAATCATATTCTAAATCAATATTTATTTCCTCACTCACTTTTTTCCCTCCTTTTATACAAGTTTTACACACGTTTATTATTTCTATAAAATCATGGTTATTTCCTGCAATAAATTATTTAGCTTCAATATTTTGAAAACAATAACCCTTTCTTTTTACGATATTACTCCTTTTTATTTTCACCTTTTTGGAAAAAATAGGGCCATCAAGTACTACAGTATGAAATTCACCATTTTCACCACAAACATCCACATCTCTTTTCTCTAATTCATCCATTAAAGAAAAGGTTAATTTTTTTCCTAAAAAACTTTCCGGTAATTTATCTTCTTTTATTACTATAATTTCTGCTTCAAAACCTAATTTTATAAAATTTTCCATAACTTCTCTTCTTTCCATCTTCCAGAGGGGTAATTTAGCTTTTAAATTCTTTTCAGTACATACTCTCTCAACCCATTCTCTATGTTCTTCCAGGTCAATATCTCCAAAAACTCCTGTATCAATTCCTTCATTCTTTAATTTCCCAAGTAGTTTTTTAAAATTTTCTTCATAATTATCCCAGCTTGTATTAGCTGTTATTAAAGGGATAGAAAGTGCTTCTGCCTGCTTTTGTAACAAATCTATAGATAAACCATGAGAACGTGACCTCTCACCATCATCAACAAGCATGGTTAATAATTTTTTTGCATAACCACCTTCTTCAAGTGCATAATAAAGAGATAAACAGGAATCTTTTCCACCACTCCAGGAAGCAAAAAATGAATAATAACTTTCTTTTATCATCATTTCACCTCAATTTTCTTTTTACATCTATCTTATTCTATCAAAATTAATTTTCTTTGTAAAAAAAAAGAACTACAGGATTTCTCCTGTAGTTTCAATATCGTCTATTATTGAATTTTAATCAACAAAATTATAAATGATTTTCAATAATTCATCTGGCATTTTTTGCTCATAAGCTAAATTGCCTGCTTCTGCCTTTTTAAGAAAATGGTTCACTCCCTTAATAATATTTAATTCTAATCTTTTATCAGGTACAGCAGAGGCCAACATTTTTGCATCTTCTACTCCCACTCGTCCATCATTGCTACCCTGAATAATACAAACTGGTTGATCTATTTCTTTTAATAAAGCTACTGGATCAATATCAAGCCAATCTTTTACAAATTTGGGCTGGGTGGCTAAACTCATATAAGTATCTTTCATTTTATCTGGAATATCATATTCATTTATATCAAAATCACTGTTTGTTCTTATAGCTTTATATAAGTCATCTAAAGCTTCTAACATTTCAGCTTTTGCACCCTTTATCCCGGCTTCTTCATATTGATCTGCTATAGCAGTAATTTGGGTTTTAAAAGTTTCTCCATGTGTATACCCAGAACCTGCAACAAGAATCAAACCATCTAAATCTGCACCTTTTTCAGCAGCCATAATAGTTAACATTGAACCCTCACTATGGCCTAAAACATAAACATTATCTTCTTTTACCTGTGGGTAATTATCTAAATACTCTATAATAGTTATTAAATCATCACGATAATCAAAAAAAGTAGGTGCTTCTTCTTTTGTAAGCTCAGAGCTTTCTCCTACTCCTCTTTTATCATAACGATAGGTCATTATTCCATTTGAACTTAAATAATGGGCAATTTCTTTTAAAGTATTTATTTCACGACCTAAAAGTGGATTATTACCATTTCTATCTGTAGGACCTGAACCAGCTACCAGAATTACTAAAGGAATATCTTTATTAATACCCTCTGGTTTTGCTAAAGTACCAAAAATTTTGTCCCCTTTGACAGGTACTGCTACTTCAGATTCTTTTATTTCGTATTCACCTGTAGCATAATCTATTTCTTCTCTACTAACAACTTTTTCAGAAACTCTATTTAATATAAAAGGAAAATTATATCCTGATTGATGAAAATCACCTTCCATTTTCTCTTCATCAATTTTACCATTAAATTCTACATTACCCTGGAGTTGAGGAACTGTCATAACAATCTCTTCCCCAGTTAATTCTATTTCCCCTAACGGAATTCCAAAAGCACCCTGTTGAGGAATATCAAGAGTACCACCTAAATCACCATTACTTTCGTTAATTTTCACTATAATATTTAATAACTGTCCTGATATATCAATTTCTCCCTCCCATTGACCGATCACTGCTGAATTTTCAATAGCATTAAGCTCTCCACTAAAACCAACTAACATAAACATTATCAATATTATAGCTAAAACTTTATTCATTATTTTTCACTCCATTCTATAATTTTTTTAAAATCCAAAATAAAATTTCCTTTCATTTTCAGAAATAGAAATTCCCAGGCGCGGAGCAAGGTGAATCCAGTTTCCAATTCC
It contains:
- a CDS encoding UvrD-helicase domain-containing protein; this encodes MKAKEIIEDLNKEQKRAVKHLEGPMLVLAGAGSGKTRVLTRRVAYLIAKYKVFPQNILAVTFTNKAAEEMKDRISNLLNGLPDEPWISTFHSLCVRILVREVEKLGYKKNFVIFDQNDQKKLIKEILKDLNIDSKKTKPGAVLHEISQAKNELLTPKEYENEVGGYFSEIVAKIYPIYQQKLKDNNAFDFDDLIMKTVELFRDYPQVLEYYQEKFQYILVDEYQDVNYAQYQLVQILAENYSNLCVVGDPDQGIYGFRGADIRNI
- a CDS encoding GIY-YIG nuclease family protein, encoding MSEEINIDLEYDSGVYLLEIFLHKPKKIEVGALGIFSFPPGYYYYAGSAQKNLKARIERHYAVSKKAHWHVDHLLAEGHVKNHYTWKVDKKGECKIASYLKEELGGKIIVSGFGSSDCNCESHLIYFPNPLDENQLPEEIN
- a CDS encoding diphthine--ammonia ligase yields the protein MIKESYYSFFASWSGGKDSCLSLYYALEEGGYAKKLLTMLVDDGERSRSHGLSIDLLQKQAEALSIPLITANTSWDNYEENFKKLLGKLKNEGIDTGVFGDIDLEEHREWVERVCTEKNLKAKLPLWKMERREVMENFIKLGFEAEIIVIKEDKLPESFLGKKLTFSLMDELEKRDVDVCGENGEFHTVVLDGPIFSKKVKIKRSNIVKRKGYCFQNIEAK
- a CDS encoding alpha/beta fold hydrolase, with the protein product MNKVLAIILIMFMLVGFSGELNAIENSAVIGQWEGEIDISGQLLNIIVKINESNGDLGGTLDIPQQGAFGIPLGEIELTGEEIVMTVPQLQGNVEFNGKIDEEKMEGDFHQSGYNFPFILNRVSEKVVSREEIDYATGEYEIKESEVAVPVKGDKIFGTLAKPEGINKDIPLVILVAGSGPTDRNGNNPLLGREINTLKEIAHYLSSNGIMTYRYDKRGVGESSELTKEEAPTFFDYRDDLITIIEYLDNYPQVKEDNVYVLGHSEGSMLTIMAAEKGADLDGLILVAGSGYTHGETFKTQITAIADQYEEAGIKGAKAEMLEALDDLYKAIRTNSDFDINEYDIPDKMKDTYMSLATQPKFVKDWLDIDPVALLKEIDQPVCIIQGSNDGRVGVEDAKMLASAVPDKRLELNIIKGVNHFLKKAEAGNLAYEQKMPDELLKIIYNFVD